The Actinotalea sp. JY-7876 sequence GGTCCGGCGAGCGAGGCGTCGCTGCCGAGGGGGTCGGTCTCGAGGGGGTCGGTGTCGCGCGGGACCAGGTCCTGGTGCGTCGGCACGGCGAGCTCCACCCGCCAGCCGCCGTCGGGCCGAGGCCCGTACGTCAGCCTCGCGTCGGTCAGGTCCGCGCGCTCCTGCATGCCCACCAGCCCGAGCCCACCCCCGGGGCGGGCGTCGGCGCCGACGTCGAGCGGCACCGCTCCCCCGGCCGCCGGGCCGTTCGTGACGCTGACGACCAGGGCCGCGTGGTCACGGGCGTCGAGGAGCACCTCGCACCGCGCACCCGGCGCGTGGCGGACGACGTTGGCGAGGCACTCCTGCACGGTGCGGAACGCGGCGAGCTGGGCGAGCGGCCCGACGGCGTCCCACCGGTCGGCCGGGCTGCCGAGCGTGGTGAGGGTGGCGTCCACGCCCGAGGCTCGCGCCCGCTCCACGAGCGCCGGGACCGCCGCGAGCGTCTCGACCGGGTGGTCGGCCTCGTCGGGCGTGTCCCGCAGCAGACGCACGAGGCTGCGCAGCTCGTCGAGCATCGCCGACGTCTCCGCGCGGACGCGCTCCACGCCCGTCTTGGCGGCCTCCGGGTCGACGTCGATCTGGCGGCCGATCGCCCCGGTCATCACGGCGATGCCCGACAGGTGGTGCGCTGCGATGTCGTGGAGCTCGCGCGCCATCGCAGCGCGCTCGCGCGCGACGGCGGTCTCCACGCGTGCGCCGTGCTCGCGGCTCAGCGCCTCGGCCTGGCGGGCCCGCGCCTCGGCCGTCTCGCTCCGCGCGCCGACGACGACGCCGGCCAGCATCGGGAGGCCGACGATCGCCGCCGCCTGCGCGAGGGCCGCGCCGACCGTCACCAGCGGCGCGCCGGGAACGGGCTGGGCCACCATCGTCCCGACCGCGACGAGCGCCGCGCCCGCGCCGAGCGCCGGGGCCGCGGAGCGCATCGGCCCGGCGACCGTCGCGCCGTACGCGACCACCAGCACGGGGATCGCCGTCGTCCCGATGGCCTCGCCGAGCCCGAGCACGGCAGCGAGCGGCACCCCGGCGGCCACCAGCAGCAGGACTGCCCGCGGGTGCACGCGGCGCCACAGGAGGACGACCGCCTGCGCGACCAGCACCGCGACACCGGCCCACCACGACGCGCTCGTCGGCGCGGGCAGGTCCGCCGCGGGGGCCGCATCGACCCCGCTCGCCGCGGCGACCGACAGCAGGGCGGTCAGCGCGACCAGGAACGTCCCGACCGCGACGGCGACGTCGGACCGGCCGGGCGTCCGGGCAGAAGAGGGCATACCGCCATCCTGGCAGTGCAGCTCCGTGGGTCACGAGCCCCGTCCGGCCGGCGGACCCGCCGCCGCCATCGCCATCGCTGCCGTCGCCGTCGAGCGCGGTGCCGTCCCGGCGGCCCCGCGCTCGACGAGAACTACGGCCCCGCGGCGGACACCGTCTCCTCCCTGGATCCGGACCCCGAGGTGCGCGCGCTCGCCACCCGGGCGCTCCTGCGCGTCCTGGGCAACGACTCGGAGTGGCGTAGCTCTGGGAGGAGGCCGACCAGCTCGAGGAGGCCCGCGGTTGCCCTCGCCCCGATCCTGGAGTCGCTGACCGCGCGCTGACACCGCAGGTGCCCCAGTAGCACCGGAGGCCGTGGTGGCGGACCTTCGGCCCGCGCGGACCGCCGTCGCGGGTGGCTAGCGTGTCTCGCATCGACGCGGACGGGGAGCGCGATGGCCGTGGTGGCACCGACGAGCACGGACGGGCCGACGGCGGCCCGCACCTCCCCCGTGCGCCTGCGCGTCGGCACCCTGACGGCCATGCTCAACGCCGAGCTCGCGGACCACCCGGTCTACGAGGCGTTCGAGCTGCAGTGGTTCGACGACGAGGCGCACGGCACGGGGATGCTGGCCTTCCTGTCCCGCCGGGAGGGCCGGACGGTCGACTACTACGCGCAGCCCGGCCTGCGGCTCGACCCGCGCGCATATTCGCTCGGGGGTGGCACACGGTCGTGGTCGACGACCCACTTCGACGTCGCGAGCCTGACGGTGGGCCAGGACGGCGTGTCGGCGCACGTGCGCTTCACGGACGTCGACGGGCGCGTCGTGGAGGTCGATGTCGACGACCGTGACGGCCGCGCGCGCCGGCGCGGCGGGCTCCTGGCACCCGTCGGCGCCGCGATCACCGAGCCCACGTCGCTGCTCCTGGTGTGGATGCCGGCCTTCGACCTGGTGCGACGGGTGCCGGGCCGTCCGCCGCTCGTCCGCATCGACGGCGAGGCCGCCGCCGTCGGCACGCTGCCGGGTGCGCGCCTGCACCGGCGCCACCTGATCAAGTACGCGGCGCCGCTCGTCACGGTGGAGGTCAACCGCGACGACGACGTCCGCTCCGGGCCGCCTGGCGACGAGGCCACGGAGGTCGCGCCCGACGGCGGCACCCACGCCGTGACCGCCGTCGGGCACGGGCCCGACGGCGACCACAGCGCCACCGTGCGCTTCGCTCCCCCGTTCCCGGCGCCGGGTGGGACGTCGGCGGGCACGTGGATGGCCGACGTCGACGGCACCCGCCTCACCGGCGGCACCTGGTCGGTGCGTGCGGACGGCGACGCGCGCGTGGTGACGCTCCGGGTGACGCAGCGCTGGCGCCCGCGGCGGCTGCCGCTCCTCATGCGCGTGGTCACGACCGTCGTCCCCGTGTTCCGGCGGTGGCCCACGACCTACGCGTGGCGCGGCACCCTCGCGCCGGACGGGTCCGTGACGGCCGGGGGCTGGTCCCGGACCGGCCGCGAGGACGGCACGGGCTACCGGCGAGTCACGGGCTCCTGACGTCCGCCGCAGGAGCACCGCTGGGCCTGTCCGCTGCCGGGTGACTCGCCTGTCACGGCGAGAGCTCTACGCCGTGCTCTCGCAGGACCCTGATCGCGCGCGGCCCCACCCCGTGCAGAGCGAGCAGATCCCGCTCGCCGACGTCGTGGAGGTCGCGGACGCTGCGGTACCCGGCGGCCTCGAGGGCCCGGAGGGCTGGACGACCGACCGCGTCCGGCAGCGGACCATCGTCGACGTCGGGCATCCCCTCAGCATGCCGATCCGATCGATCGCACAGCAAGAGCCGCGAGGAAGGCGCCTGCGCTCGCCTCACCGATGGCGACCCGAGCC is a genomic window containing:
- a CDS encoding sensor histidine kinase: MPSSARTPGRSDVAVAVGTFLVALTALLSVAAASGVDAAPAADLPAPTSASWWAGVAVLVAQAVVLLWRRVHPRAVLLLVAAGVPLAAVLGLGEAIGTTAIPVLVVAYGATVAGPMRSAAPALGAGAALVAVGTMVAQPVPGAPLVTVGAALAQAAAIVGLPMLAGVVVGARSETAEARARQAEALSREHGARVETAVARERAAMARELHDIAAHHLSGIAVMTGAIGRQIDVDPEAAKTGVERVRAETSAMLDELRSLVRLLRDTPDEADHPVETLAAVPALVERARASGVDATLTTLGSPADRWDAVGPLAQLAAFRTVQECLANVVRHAPGARCEVLLDARDHAALVVSVTNGPAAGGAVPLDVGADARPGGGLGLVGMQERADLTDARLTYGPRPDGGWRVELAVPTHQDLVPRDTDPLETDPLGSDASLAGPQDGATR
- a CDS encoding helix-hairpin-helix domain-containing protein, with protein sequence MPDVDDGPLPDAVGRPALRALEAAGYRSVRDLHDVGERDLLALHGVGPRAIRVLREHGVELSP